In one window of bacterium DNA:
- the rplT gene encoding 50S ribosomal protein L20: MVRIKGGVTTRRRKKKLFRLTKGYRMGKKHLYRHATEQLDKGLQYAYRDRRRKKRDFRSLWIIRINAASRLNGMSYSQFISGLRKAKVQINRKILADLAVNDTNAFSQLVAIALEANKKEIPEA; this comes from the coding sequence ATGGTGAGGATAAAAGGTGGTGTAACTACCAGAAGGCGAAAGAAGAAGCTCTTTCGGTTAACCAAAGGGTATCGGATGGGCAAGAAGCATCTTTATCGCCATGCAACAGAACAACTGGACAAAGGTCTGCAGTATGCCTACAGGGATCGCCGAAGGAAGAAGAGGGATTTTCGTTCTCTGTGGATTATCAGAATAAATGCTGCTTCCCGCTTGAATGGTATGTCTTATAGTCAGTTTATAAGCGGTCTGAGAAAGGCGAAAGTTCAAATTAACCGAAAAATTTTAGCCGATTTGGCGGTGAACGATACAAATGCCTTTTCTCAATTAGTGGCTATTGCCCTTGAGGCGAATAAGAAAGAAATCCCAGAAGCGTAA